DNA sequence from the Leuconostoc lactis genome:
TGAAAACCAATACAATGGTGATGTTTAGTGCCATGGCTGCTTCAACTGTTGGGGCTAATGCGGTGTTCTTTAGCTCATCTGCCGTGCAAGGGGTAACAGCTACTGGTTATGCTGGCTCACAAGCGGCTGGTTCGGCAATCATTACGACCGGCCAACCAATTTCTGCCGTGCTTGCCGCGGTGATTGCAGTTGTCTTTGGTAAATGGTTGAGTGGCAAGACGCCGTTAGATATGGTCATTGTACCAGCGGCTACTACAATTGTGGGCACGGTGAGTGGTTACTATTTGGCCATGATTACCACACCGGCGTTGGTAGCAGTTGGGCAATTCATTGCGGCAAGTGTTGCGATTAGTCCAATTATCGGGACAGCAGTTGTGGCAATGGTTTTTGGGGCCTTGACGATGACGCCCGCATCCGCTGCGGCTTTGGCTGTAGCGATTGGGGCTACTGGGGTGACCTCTCCAGAAGCCGCCGGTGCCATTTTGATTGGGACAACTGCAGTATTCGTTGGATTCCCAGCAATGTCATTTCATGAAAATAAGATTGGGGCCACAATTGCTCAAGGTATCGTGACACCAAAAATTCAGTTTCCAAACTTAACTGAAAATCCAGCCTTGATTATCCCACCGATGGTAGGGGCAGCGATTGCAGCGCCGATTGCAACGATGGTCTTTCATGTAACAGCACCGTTTGCGATGGCGGGTATTGGTTTTAACTCATTTATCGTCCCATTGGCTTTGGCCGGTTCGAACCCAATCGCGTTTGCAGCTTATATGATCATCGGCGTTGCCATTCCTATGGTGGTATCCTTTGTTGGCTACCGTTTGATGCGCAAGATGGGCTGGGCAAAACCAAACCAATTGCATTTGGAAATGATCTAAGCCATCGCGCTAAGGGGAAAAGTAATGAAAAAAATAATCGTAATCGTTATCGCATTTGTCGTGGTTATTGGGGCTGTCATCGGCATTGGCATGACGAAAAAATCAGCCAATGCGTCGCGTTCGGTGATCAAAATTGGTGGTGTGTTTGACACCTCTGGTGATGCATCAGCTTATGGTGAGGCGGAACAAAAAGGGGCAAACTTTGCTGTGAAGCGGATTAACGCTGCTGGTGGAATTAAAGTGAATGGCAAAACTTATACTGTTGAAATGATTAATAAAGACAGTAAGTCAGACAATACGGAAGCCGCAGCGGTCACAACGCGTTTAATCAACAATGATAAAGTGAATGCCATTGTTGGACCAGTCACAACAGCGGCTACGCAAGCAGCCATACCAGCTGCCACTAAAGGGCAAACCCCAATGATGTCACCAACTGCTGGGGCAGATAGCATTACAGTGCAAAAAGGTGGTAAAGTACAACCTTATGTCTTCCGGGCGCAATTTAAAAATTCTTATTTGGGTACCAAAATGGCACAATTTGCTGACGATCAAGTGAAAGCAAAAAATGTTGTTATTTTCCAAGATAATGCATCAGATTACGGGACGGGCATTACGGCAGCTTTCAAAAAAGCCTACAAGGGTCATGTGGTAGACACGCTATCTTACCAAGCTGGTGATAAAGATTTCCAAGCCATGTTGACTAAAATTAAAGATCAGAAGTTTGATGCCATTGTGATTAATGGCTATTACACAGAAGCTGGTGCTATTTTGAAACAAGCACGTGACATGGGCATTAACGTACCAGTGATTGGCCCTGACGGTTTGGGTGATCCAAAGTTGGCAGAAATTGCTGGTAACCAAAATACGTCAAACGTCTATTATGCGGCGCATTTTTCAACGCAGGCACCAGCTACAGATGTCGCAACACCATTTGTGACAGCTTACAAGAAGGCATATGGCGAAGTACCGTCACAATTTACAGCATTGGCTTATGATGCCGTTTACATGATTAAGCAAGCGATTGAGGATGAAAAGTCGATTGATCGCGCAAAAATTACCACAGGCTTAGCGCATATCAAAAACTTTGATGGTGTGACGGGGAAGATGACGATGGATGCGTTCCATAACCCCCAAAAGTCAATTGTCATGGTCGGTGTGACCGATGGTAAAGATACAACTGCAATGGTTGTGAAATAAGGGGCTGAACTGTGGCAAGTATTTTACAACAGTTGCTAAACGGTGTGATATTGGGCAGTGTTTATGCTTTATTAGCTTTGGGTTACACCATGGTCTATGGCATTATCAAGTTAATTAATTTTGCACACGGCGATGTGTATATGTTGGGGGCTTACTTTGGTTATTTTTTCATCAAAATTTGGCATCTGAATTTCTTTGTGGCCCTCATTCTATCGATGATTGTGAGCGCTGGTGTTGGGGTGTTAATTGAATTAATCGCCTATCGACCATTACGGCATTCACCACGTATTGCCGTCTTGATCTCAGCTTTAGGTGTCTCGTTTTTACTCGAAAATGGGATGAGTTATGCCGTTGGTTCGGATAAGCGCGCTTTTCCACAAGCGATTGCCACCGTACAATATCATGTTGGGCAATTGCAAATTTCTAATATTCAACTACTGATTATTGGTACGGCAGTGATATTGATGTTAGCGTTGACACTGATTGTCCAAAAAACAAAAATGGGGCGCGCTATGCGTGCCGTGTCGGCTGATCAAGAAGCTGCGGTGTTGATGGGAATTAATGTTAATCGCACCATCTCGTTTACTTTCGCCATTGGATCAGCTTTAGCGGCTGCGGGTGGGGTACTGATCGGCCTTTATTACAACAATATTGACCCGTTGATGGGCATGACGCCAGGGATTAAAGCGTTTGTGGCTGCTGTTCTTGGGGGCATTGGGATTATTCCAGGTGCCGCATTAGGTGGTTGGCTCATTGGTATTTTAGAAACCTTAACGCAAGCTGTTGGCTTATCTGATTACAAAGATGCTGTGGTATATGGCATTTTAATTCTGATTTTACTCTGGAAACCGACTGGTATTTTGGGTAATCAGGGGCGAGAAAAGGTGTAGACAATGGACCGAACACATTTGAAGTATACATTGAGTTGGGCAGGCTTGGTTGGCATGGTTTTTGTCCTAATTGAGGTGATGACCATTGTTGGGGTGATTGGCCAGTATGGGTTGACCACTTTGGTCTTAATCGGCATTAACGTGATTGCGGCAGTGGGCTTGAATTTAGTGATTGGCATGTCGGGGCAATTTTCGTTAGGCCATGCTGGTTTTATGGCCGTGGGCGCTTATGCCACGGCGTTGATTGCCAGTGCGGTGCCCAATATTTTAGGTTTTGGCCTGAGTTTGATCATTGGGATGGGCATTAGTGGTGTCATCGCGTTGCTTGTTGGTATCCCCACTTTACGACTACGGGGTGATTATCTGGCGATTGCCACACTTGGTGTCGCTGAAATTATTCGAATCGTGATTATTAACTTGAAAATAACGCGTGGGCCGGCTGGTATTTTTGGTATTCCTAATTTTGTCAATTGGCAGGTGGTCTTTGGCTTAAGCGTTGTCGTCATCGTCTTAGTTGTGAACTTTGTTCGAAGTACGACTGGACAAGCTATCATTGCCGTGCGTGATAATGAAATTGCTGCCGCCTCACTTGGGATCAATACGACCAAGTATAAAGTGATTGCCTTTGTGATTGGGGCGATGTTGGCTGCCTTGGCGGGTGGTCTTCGTGCCAGTTTTATTCAATCGGTTTCCCCACAAGATTATACCTTTATGCAAACCATCACCATTTTGATTATTGTGGTGTTAGGCGGGATTGGCTCGATGAGTGGCACAGTTGTCACAGCGGTTATTTTAGGAGTGTTGGACGTTGTCTTACAAAATTTTGGACCGCTCCGTATGGTCATTTACGCTGTTGTCTTAATTGTCGTCATGATTTTCCGACCAAAGGGATTGCTGGGAACAGCTGAATTGTCGTTAAAAACGTTATTGTTTGATACAGGGGGCGAGCATGACAACCATTCTAAAAACGCATGATTTAAGTATTGAATTTGGTGGTGTGACGGCCGTCAATCAGGTCAATATTGAAGCGCATGATAATG
Encoded proteins:
- a CDS encoding PTS transporter subunit IIC — protein: MAQNAMTAASPVDTEHIQEKAVEAKASMRELVYNTSAAVSNAILVTLGMGLLLQTIAGFINWAPMVQMGAITKIMLPAAFGAAVASQMKTNTMVMFSAMAASTVGANAVFFSSSAVQGVTATGYAGSQAAGSAIITTGQPISAVLAAVIAVVFGKWLSGKTPLDMVIVPAATTIVGTVSGYYLAMITTPALVAVGQFIAASVAISPIIGTAVVAMVFGALTMTPASAAALAVAIGATGVTSPEAAGAILIGTTAVFVGFPAMSFHENKIGATIAQGIVTPKIQFPNLTENPALIIPPMVGAAIAAPIATMVFHVTAPFAMAGIGFNSFIVPLALAGSNPIAFAAYMIIGVAIPMVVSFVGYRLMRKMGWAKPNQLHLEMI
- a CDS encoding ABC transporter substrate-binding protein; this translates as MKKIIVIVIAFVVVIGAVIGIGMTKKSANASRSVIKIGGVFDTSGDASAYGEAEQKGANFAVKRINAAGGIKVNGKTYTVEMINKDSKSDNTEAAAVTTRLINNDKVNAIVGPVTTAATQAAIPAATKGQTPMMSPTAGADSITVQKGGKVQPYVFRAQFKNSYLGTKMAQFADDQVKAKNVVIFQDNASDYGTGITAAFKKAYKGHVVDTLSYQAGDKDFQAMLTKIKDQKFDAIVINGYYTEAGAILKQARDMGINVPVIGPDGLGDPKLAEIAGNQNTSNVYYAAHFSTQAPATDVATPFVTAYKKAYGEVPSQFTALAYDAVYMIKQAIEDEKSIDRAKITTGLAHIKNFDGVTGKMTMDAFHNPQKSIVMVGVTDGKDTTAMVVK
- a CDS encoding branched-chain amino acid ABC transporter permease yields the protein MASILQQLLNGVILGSVYALLALGYTMVYGIIKLINFAHGDVYMLGAYFGYFFIKIWHLNFFVALILSMIVSAGVGVLIELIAYRPLRHSPRIAVLISALGVSFLLENGMSYAVGSDKRAFPQAIATVQYHVGQLQISNIQLLIIGTAVILMLALTLIVQKTKMGRAMRAVSADQEAAVLMGINVNRTISFTFAIGSALAAAGGVLIGLYYNNIDPLMGMTPGIKAFVAAVLGGIGIIPGAALGGWLIGILETLTQAVGLSDYKDAVVYGILILILLWKPTGILGNQGREKV
- a CDS encoding branched-chain amino acid ABC transporter permease; protein product: MDRTHLKYTLSWAGLVGMVFVLIEVMTIVGVIGQYGLTTLVLIGINVIAAVGLNLVIGMSGQFSLGHAGFMAVGAYATALIASAVPNILGFGLSLIIGMGISGVIALLVGIPTLRLRGDYLAIATLGVAEIIRIVIINLKITRGPAGIFGIPNFVNWQVVFGLSVVVIVLVVNFVRSTTGQAIIAVRDNEIAAASLGINTTKYKVIAFVIGAMLAALAGGLRASFIQSVSPQDYTFMQTITILIIVVLGGIGSMSGTVVTAVILGVLDVVLQNFGPLRMVIYAVVLIVVMIFRPKGLLGTAELSLKTLLFDTGGEHDNHSKNA